The Myroides fluvii region CAAGGGGTATCAATCCCCAGTTGGGCAGTATAGAGTAAATTGCGCAGCTCTACTTCGTCTAAAGGAGCGGCAATAATCATATTGGGAATACAATTTAAATAAGCCAAATCAAAAACACCTTGATGCGTAGCGCCATCCTCTCCTACTAATCCGGCTCGATCTAAACAAAAAACAACAGGCAGTTTTTGCAAAGCCACATCGTGAATCAACTGATCATAGGCGCGTTGTAAAAAGGTAGAATAGATCGCACAATAGGGTATTAACCCTTGTGTTGCCATACCTGCCGCTAAAGTAACCGCATGCTGTTCTGCAATTCCAACATCTAAAGCTCGTTCAGGGAAAGCCTCCATCATATACTTCATTGAACTGCCCGTAGGCATTGCTGGGGTAATCCCAACAATCAAGGGATTTTGTTGCGCCAACTCTACTAAGGTATGACCAAAAACATCCTGAAATTTAGCTGGATATTCTTTTTCTTCTTTGACGATTAGCTCCCCTGTAGCACTGTCAAACTTTCCTGGTGCATGGTATTTTACCTGATCTTCTTCTGCTTGTTTCAGTCCTTTTCCCTTGGTTGTAATTACATGCAAGAACTTAGGGCCTTTCTGTTTTTTTAACTTGGTTAATTCCTTGATTAACTGCTTTAAATCATGACCATCTACAGGGCCCCGATAATCAAAATGCAAGGACTTAATCATATTATTTCGCTTGTGGTTTTTCCCTTCCTTGACTGCCGTTAAGTAGTCTTTCAGTGCGCCCACGCTGGGATCAATCCCAATAGCGTTGTCGTTTAAAATTACCAACATGTTGGCATCACTAACCCCTGCGTGGTTTAATCCTTCAAAAGCCATCCCAGCGGCAATAGAAGCATCGCCAATCACAGCGATATGTTGCTTGTCGTATTCTCCTTTAAGTTTGGAGGCAATTGCCATTCCCAAAACAGCGGAAATTGAGGTTGATGAATGGCCAACACCAAAAGCATCGTATTCACTTTCAAAGCGATTGGGAAAGCCGCTGATTCCACCTTTTTGTCGATTCGTGTGAAAAACAGCTTGTCGTCCCGTGAGTAGTTTATGTCCATAGGCTTGATGTCCTACATCCCAAACCAATAAATCATTCGGTGTATCAAAAACATAATGCAGGGCTATTGTCAATTCAACAACACCCAAGCTTGCCCCCAAATGTCCTTCTTTGGTGGCTACAATATCAATGATAAATCGTCGAACTTCAGCTGCTAAGTCTTCCAACTGCGCCAAGCTCATTTGTCTGATGTCCGAAGGATCTTTGATTTGCTCTAATAACATACAACTATTTCTTCTCTTTTATTGAAAGAACAAAATTACAACTTTGTTTTTGGTTTTTTGACTTTTGTGAAATTGCTTTTTTGTTTGTCGTTTTTTGTGAGGTGAAGAAATGCTCGATGAAAAATAATATCTCCTTTTTCTTGAAAATTTACCCTTTTCCTCTCTCCTCTATCCTCTCTCCAATATCCTTCCCCAGAACTAGTGATTTTTTTAACAGAATCAAACAGAGAAAACCTTTTTCACTTAACTTTGCGTTAAACAAAAAAGATCATGGATATTTTTACTGATGACTATTTTATGCGCATTGCCTTGAGTGAAGCTCAATTTGCCTTTGAAAAAGGAGAAATTCCCGTTGGTGCCATTGTTGTTTCTGACAATAAGATTATCGCTAAATGCCATAATCTAACCGAATTACTTCACGATGTTACAGCCCATGCGGAACTACAAGCTGTTTCATCTGCTGCAAATTATTTAGATGCTAAATATCTGAAATCATGCACTTTATTCGTAACTTTAGAACCCTGTCAGATGTGTGCAGGCGCACTCTATTGGAGTCAGATTTCACGCGTAGTATGGGGGGCAAGCGATGAAAAAAGAGGTTTTCAGACTATGGGTGGGCAACTTCATCCAAAAACTGCTGTAACTTCTGGTGTTCTAGCGGAGGAATGTGCAACACTCATGCGTTCATTTTTTGAAAAAAGAAGATAAAACTATAAAAAAGCTATGAAGAACAAAATTGTACTAACTGTAGTGTGTCTGCTCTTAGCCTTCCTACAGGCTTGTAAAAAAGACGCTACTCAGGACTTTCCTCTATCGGATCCCAAAGATTTTAGCGAATATATCACTGCGTTTACCACGGGGATGATTTCCTCTAAAACGCCAATTGATATCGCCTTAACTAAAAATTGGGGAGAATGGAAAGATCAACAAGAAGTAGATGCTAAATTCTTTACCATTTCACCTGCTGTAAAAGGTAAATTACATTATTTAGCCAATCAAACTTTGCGTTTTGAACCTGCAGAACGCCTAAAACAGGATCAGAAGTACTACATCACGTTTCACTTGGGAAAACTGACAACGGTAGAACCCGATCAACAGGCATTTTCATTTCTAGTTCACACCGTACCTCAGCAATTTACCGCTGAATTTACCGATTTACAATCGACGGATAAGGATACTTACATCCTCAATGGAGTCCTTAAATCAAGTGATTGGATTAGTACAGCAAACATCAAAAAAATAGCAATAGCGCAACAAGGAAAACAGTCTCTAGAACTTTCTTTCCAAACCAATGACGCTCAAGAAGCAAAGGAATTTCCCTTTAGCATTCGCGGCATTAAGCGCCAAAAAGAAAGCAGTGAGTTGACCTTAACCTTAGATGCGAAAGCCGTCCAATTGGAACAAAAAACAACGTTAAACTTTGATGTCCCAGCGAAAGATGTATTCCAAGTTCATCAAGTGCTCACTACAATTGGCGATAATCACGCTTTTGCGATTAACTTTTCCAACCCCATCAAGAAGAACCAAAACTTAGAGGGATTAATCCGTTTACAAGGTTTAGAGTTACCGCTCACTTTCTTGGTTGAAGGGAATCTCATCAAAGTATATAGCGAAAAAGCTTTGCCTGAAGAAGTAACCTTAAATGTTCAAGAGGGTATCAGTGACAGTTACGGCACTAAATTAAGCAATATTTATACTGAAACCATCACGTTTGCCATTCCGAAGCCAGAGGTACAATTGTTGCAAAATGGTACAATACTTCCTTCATCTGAAAATTTAAAGATTAATTTTAAAGCTACTTCTTTAAAAGCCGTAGATGTCAAAGTATATAAAGTATTCCAAAACAATATTTTACAATTCTTACAATCCAACAATTTAGACGGTTCATATTCCCTCTATACCGTTGCAGCACCTATTGCTAAAACAACGATTGAATTGACCAATCCCGATCCAAAAGCATTAATGCGTTGGAACGCTTATGCCTTGGATCTATCTACATTAATCAAACCAGATCCAGGAGCCATTTACCACGTAAAATTCTCTTTTAAGAAAGCGTATGCAATCAACTGTTCAACAGAGGAGACTGAAGAAATTGAAGTAGAAGAAGAAGAATTATCTCCTGAGGATGATGAATACGAATATTACTATCGCTATTACCCATGGGAAGAAAAAGAAGACCCTTGTTCAGATGCTTATTACTATTACATGCAAATGCCTTCAACGAATGTATTGGCGAGTGATTTAGCACTCATTGTAAAAGGAGGAAGTGACAATGTTTATACTGCTGTTGTAACGAATATTCTAACGACTGCACCTGTGAATGGAGCTACGGTAGAATTCTACAGCTATCAACAACAACTATTGGCTTCTGCCAAAACAGATAATGACGGAATTGCCAAAGTAAACTTAGGCAAAAACAAAGCGTATTTTGCCCTTGCTAAACAAGACAACAATACAACGTATATTAAAATTGACCAAGCGAATGCCTTATCAGTGAGCAACTACGATGTAGATGGCACAACACTACAAAAAGGGATGAATGGTTATATGTATACTGAACGCGGGGTTTGGCGTCCGGGAGATGACATCCACATTGGTTTCATCTTGGACGACATGGCCAATCCCTTACCTGAAAATCACCCAATTAAATTGACGCTATCGGATCCATTTGGAAAAGTAACGGAACAAATGGTGCAGAAGAAGAATGCAGCCAATCACTATGCATTCAGAATCAAAACGGATACCGAAGCACCAACAGGAAATTGGGAAGCGGTTATTCAAGTCGGTGGAGCTAAATTTTACAAACGCATCAAAGTAGAGACTATTAAGCCCAATCGTCTTAAAATAAAAAATAATGCAGAAGGAAAAGTCATCACTTCAGATTACTACAACAAACAAGTAGATTACAACGTAGAATGGCTGCAAGGAAGCACAGCTAAAAATTTAAGAGCGGAAGTACAAATCAAACTTCTTCCAGAACAAACCACGTTTAAAACCTATCCAAACTATCGTTTCAACAATAGTTTATCTTCTTATGCAACAGAAGATATCAATGTTTATTCGGGAAGAACAAGTGAAAGCGGAAGTTTTTCATTTGCTTTAAATTTAAAAAACACGGTTGAGAACTCAGCCATGCTAAAAGCGATACTAACGACAAAAGTATATGAAAACGGCGGAGATGTTTCTACGGATGTCTCTACATTGACCTATTCTCCCTATGCAAGTTACGTTGGAATAAAAGCGCCTGAGGCGAATAAATACGGCTATTACGAAACAGACAAACCATTGGTTTTCTCCATTGTTTCGGTGGATAGTGATGGAAAAGCCGTAGGCCAAAATGTACGCGTGGATGTCTACCGAAAAAAAGGATACTGGTGGTGGAGTTCGAATGAATCAGGAGTTTCGAACTACAATGCGTCAGATTATTACAGCTTATACCGTTCAGATGAAATTAACACATCATCAAAAGGGGGTACGAAATACGAGTTAAAAATCCCCGAACAAGATTGGGGTAATTATGAAGTCGTATTGACCAATTTAAACAGTGGACATATTGCCTCTCACCAAGTGTATGTAGATTGGCCTTATTGGTCCGCGAAAACCAAGCACAAAGAAGGGAAAGACGCCATCGCCTTATCTATTGCAACGGACAAAAAAGAATATACCGTTGATGAAAAAATAAAACTATCGTTTCCTTCAAGTGAAGGAGGTAGAGCCTTAGTTTCAGTAGAGAGCGGTAGTAGTGTTTTATCTACGCATTGGGTACAGACCAAACAAGGAGAAACGACCTTTGAATTGCCTGCAACAGCGGCCATGGCTCCAAATGCGTATATCAACATTACCCTTATCCAGCCTCATGCTTATACGATCAACAATGCTCCTATTCGCTTATATGGTATTGCACCAATTAGTGTGTACAACAAAAAAACGAAGTTGGAGCCTGAAATTATCATGCCGGATAAATTGCGTCCAGAAGACAAATTCACCCTCAAAGTGAAAGAAAAAAATGGACACAAAATGACCTATACCGTAGCGATTGTTGAAGATGGTCTGTTAGATTTAACGCGTTTCAAAACGCCAACACCTTGGCAAAATTTCTATAGCAAATCGGCTTTAGGAGTTCGTACATGGGACGTTTTTGATTATATTATCGGTGCTTATGGCGGAACCATCAACCAAGTATTTAGCATTGGTGGAGATGAAGATTTAGGTGCAGGTCAAGTGAAAAAAGCAAATCGCTTTAAACCTGTTGTTATTTTCTCTGGCCCTCATACCTTAGAAAAAGGAAAAACCGCCTCACATGAAATCAAATTACCAAAATACATCGGTTCGGTTCGAACCATGATTGTGGCTTCAAATACAGAAAATAGAGCGTATGGAAACACAGACAAAACGGTAAAAGTGAATAATCCGTTGATGATTTTAGGATCCTTACCAAGGAGAGCCGTTCCTGGAGAGAAAATCACCCTACCTGTAACCGTATTTGCAATGGAAAATCACGTTAAAAACGTACAGATTTCCGTTAAAACAGATGATAAATTCAAAATCAGTGGAGCATCAAATCAGCAACTAACCTTTAGTGAACCTGATGAGAAAATCGCTTATTTCGAATTAGAAGTAGCAAACAAAACAGGTATTTCCAAAATTGAAATTGAAGCAACTTCAGGTAAAGAAAAAGCGACGTATAGCATCGAGTTGGATGTACTCAATCCAAATCCTGTAACCACGCGTACGCAAATCGTGAGCATTGATCCACAAAGTGAAGAAAACTTAGATTGGAATCCCTTTGGAATTGGAGGAAGCAACAAAGCGACTTTAGAGCTTTCTACTTTCCCGAATATCAATTTGACTTCGCGTTTGAACTACTTGATTACCTTCCCTCATGGATGTACAGAACAAATCACTTCAGGTGTTTTTCCACAGTTGTATTTAGCAGATTTAATCACCTTAGATGACAGCAAAAAACAAAGCATTCAACGCAATGTAAATGAAGGAATTCAGCGTTTGGCTCAACGTCAATTCTCCGATGGTGGATTTGCATATTGGCCCGGCAATAGTTATGCGGATGATTGGGCGACTTCTTATGTAGGTCACTTCTATCTTGAAGCAGAGAAAAAGGGATATGCCCTACCTGTGAATAGCAAATCCAATTGGATTTCCTACCAACAAAAAATGGCTAGACAATGGAAGTCAAATACGCGTTACAATACCGATTTCGCACAAGCGTATCGTTTATACACCCTAGCATTAGCTGGTCAACCCGATATCGCTTCTATGAACCGATTGAGAGAAACGCAGGGCATCTCAACCAATACTAAATTCCGTTTGGCAGCGGCATATGCTTTAGCGGGACAAAAAGAAGCGGCTCAGAAATTAATCGCCAATCTATCATTGGATGAGATTGCGGGCTATTCATACTATGGTTCTTACGAAAGAAACTTAGCCATGGTTTTAGAAACGATGATTCACAGCAAGGGCAATAAGATTAAAACACATGAGTATGCCATTGAACTGGCAAATAAACTAGGTTCATCTCAATGGATGAGTACTCAAACAACTGCTTACGCCTTAAATGCAATTGCAAGCTATGTCAATATACACAAACCAAGTGATGGAATTAATACACTATACACGTATAATGGACAAGCTGCTACGGTAAACACAACCAAAGCGATGGTTCACGCAGAATTGAAAAACATCAAATCAAGCAATACCTTGGCCGTACAAAACAAGAGCAATGCTGTAGTATATGCGCGTTTAACTTCAAGTGGTATTTTACCTGTTGGACAAGAACAAGCGGATCAAAGTAACTTGGCGATTAAGACAACGTATCGCGCTACCAATGGCTTGGCGATTAACCCGACAAGCATTCAACAAGGAACGGAGTTCATCTGTGATATAACCATTTCCAATACGAGCAACCGCAGTATTGAAAACGTCGCTTTAACGCATATTGTGCCCTCGGGATGGGAGATTGTCAATTTGCGTTATACAGATGCAGGTGGAACAGAAAATCAGGTGGATTATACCGATATCCGCGATGATCGTTCACTCTTCTACTTTACCTTAAATGCCAATAGCACAAAAACGCTGAAAGTAACCTTGAATGCGTCGTATTTAGGAAATTACTACCTACCAGGAGTACAAGCCAATGCGATGTATGACAATGCCTACCGTTGTCGAACAATCGGACAATGGGTAGAAGTAATTAAATAGTGAAACATAAATCAATATAAATACAGGGATTTTTATCCCTGTATTGCTTTATATGAAATTCAAACCCAATTTAAAATGGAAGTCCTGGAGCACTAAGAAAAAGGTGCTTGCTATTCTCGTAGGTATCGCTTTGATTGCCTACTATTTTTGTTTGCCTCCAACTTTGTTTGAAGCTCCTTATTCTACTGTTATTGAAAGCAAGGACCATCAACTTTTAGCCGCTCAAATTGCCTCGGATGGACAATGGAGATTTCCTGAAACAAATAAAGTGCCCGATAAATTTAAAACGTGCATCACCCTGTATGAAGATGAATACTTTACCTATCATTGGGGATTCAATCCCGTTTCTATGGTTAAGGCGTTTGTTTCGAATCTATCAGCGAATAAAGTAAAACGCGGAGGTAGTACCTTAACGCAACAAACCATACGCCTAGCAAGAGATGGTAAAAGGCGAACTTATTTTGAAAAAATAATCGAGCTGATTCAAGCGACTCGTTTAGAATTTAAGTATAGCAAGCAATCTATTTTGAAACTCTATGCCTCACATGCTCCTTTTGGAGGAAATGTCGTAGGATTAGACGTGGCTGCTTGGCGGTACTTTGGAACCGCCCCTGAGCAACTTTCTTGGGCAGAAAGTGCAACATTAGCTGTACTGCCCAATGCGCCTAGATTGATCTATCCTGGCAAAAACCAAGAAATTCTCTTAAGCAAGCGCAATGCCTTACTTAAAAAGCTCTTAGAAGCGAACAAAATCGATCAGAACACGTACGATTTAGCCCTTACCGAACCACTCCCTCAAAAGCCACATGAGTTGCCCCAACTAGCCCCTCATCTCTTGCAATATATTGCTAAAACCAATAAAGAAGAGCGTTTGGTCACTACAATTGATCACCAAGTACAACAACGCGCAAACGATATTATTTTCAATTATTACTTGCATTATAAACAAGCCGAAGTATACAATATTGCAGCACTTATTGTCGATGTAGAAAATAGAGATATTATCGCCTATATTGGCAACGCACCAACCACCACTGCGCATCAAAAAGATGTTGATATCATCCAAGCCAACAGAAGTACTGGAAGTATTTTAAAGCCCTTTCTCTATGCTGCAATGCTAGATGATGCATCGCTCTTACCCCACCAATTGGTTGCGGATATACCTGTGGTAATTTCAGGTTACAAACCCACTAACTTTTCCAATAGTTACGAGGGAGCCACGACGGCGAATGATGCGCTATCGCGTTCGCTGAACATTCCCTTTGTATTGATGTTACAACAGTATGGTGTTTATCGTTTTTATGACAACCTACAGCAGTTGCAATTATCATCGATCAACAAATACCCCGATCACTATGGTTTATCCTTAATCTTAGGAGGTGCTGAAAGTAGCTTATGGCAGTTAACTAGAGCATATGCTGGGATGGTGGGTACAGTCAACTATTACAACCAAGAGCAATCCTATCGCACTAAAGAGATTCAAGAATTAAATTGGAAGGCAGATTATGTACAATCCTATGGAGAGACTTCCAAAGAAAAGACGATTTGGGGCGCAGGAGCGATTTACAACACCTTTGAGGCCTTAACAAAAGTAAATAGACCCGAAGGTGATGAAGCTTGGCAATATTACGACTCAGCCCTTAAAATTGCATGGAAGACAGGAACGAGTTTTGGAGGGCGAGATGCTTGGGCCATTGGTGTGAACAAAAAATACGTTGTCAGCGTATGGGTAGGCAATGCCACTGGAGAAGGACGTCCTTCGATTAGCGGAGTGCGCATGGCAGGTCCGATTCTCTTTGATTTATTCAAACTACTACCCAAGCAGAAGGATATAGCAGCACCGTTGAATGACTTAGAAGAAGTAGCTATTTGTCCTAATTCAGGTTATATCGCAGGTCCTCATTGTCCTCAAACGAAAACCGATTTGATCCCCTTTCGCGCAAAGAAAACCGCGCTTTGCCCGTATCACAAACTCATTCATTTGGATGCTAGTAAGCAATATCAGGTAAACAGCCAATGCGAAGCCATTGATCAAATTAAACCAACACCTTGGTTCATTTTACCCCCAACGATGGCTTATTTTTACAGAAAATCACATAGTGATTACCAAGATTTACCTCCCTTTAGGGTAGACTGTTATGTGCAAGATCCACTCAAAAAAATAGAGTTCATTTACCCAAAACACGGAGAACATATTTACTTGACCAAAAACTTTTATTCCGAATTGCAGCCTTTTGTAGCCAAGGCGAGTGCTAGTAGCGCTAACAAAACGCTGTTTTGGTACTTAAACGAACAGTATTTAGGTTCAACCCGACAATTTCACGAATTGGCTATACACGGAAAAATGGGACTTAACTACCTCTCGATTACAGACGAAGAAGGTCATACACAAACCATAGCATTCTACCTTGAAAAACAGGAATAACAAAAAACCCAAAACGGTATCCGTTTTGGGTTTTTTGTTATTCTGATATTTCCTTTCCTTTATCATCAAAGAAATGGTATTCTAAATACGTGTAAGCGTCACGCGGTACAATTTTGATCCATTTCCTGAACTCCATCCACCACTTCATTCTCAAGGAAGGCAATCCTTTCGTTAGATAGGCGGCCACAAAAGGGTGTGTATTCAAGATTATTTTACAAGATGGATCTCTTGCAATAATATTTTCGATTCGAGCTCTAATCTTGTCGATAACTAAGATTGGGGCTTCGATCTCACCGTGTTCATTTGGATCCTCTTCTCTAGTTTCGATTGACACTTCTGGTCGAACGCGTTGTCTAGTGATTTGGATCAATCCAAATTTACTTGGTGGTAAAATTTTGTGTTTGGCTTTATCATCGCTCATCTCCTCCTTCAAGAAATCGTATAGTGTTTTTCTATTCTCTGGGTTCCCCATATCAATAAAATCGACCACTATAATTCCCCCCATATCTCTCAATCTCAATTGACGCGCTATTTCTGCAGCGGCAATTAAATTGACTTCAAGGGCTGTATCTTCTTGTGACTGAGCTTTGTTTGAACGATTTCCACTATTCACATCAATGACATGTAACGCCTCCGTATGTTCTATAATCAAATAAGCACCTTTGCTCATAGAAACCGTTTTACCAAAAGAGGTTTTAATTTGGCGTTCAATACTGTATTTCTCAAAAATGGGAACTTCTCTCGATTGGTAATGCTTCACAATCGACACCTTTGCAGGAGCAATCTCTTGCAAATAGTCCTTGGTTTGATAGTACAAATCCTCATCATCTGTAATAATACCCGTAAAAGTATCATTAAAAACATCGCGTAATATTGAGGAAGCTTTATTTACTTCACCCAACACTTTCGAAGGATGATGTGCGGTTGTTAACTTTTTGCACATGCTGTTCCACTTCGACATCAAGTTGCGCAGATCTTTATCAATCTCGCTTACCTTCATATCTTCGGCAACTGTACGCACGATTACACCAAAACCTTTGGGTTTGATGGACTGTACTAATTTCTTTAATCGTTCCTTTTCTTCTTTCGATTCGATTTTTTGCGAAATCGAGATTCGATTTGAAAAAGGCACAAGTACTACATATCTACCTGCGATTGACAATTCAGAACTAATGCGTGGTCCTTTTGTTGAAATAGGTTCTTTGACAATTTGAACAAGCAAAGATTGATTAGCACTCAACACATCCGTAATGGCACCATCTTTATCTATTTCATCTTCAAAAACAAAGTTTTCTAAGGCGAAATCTTTTAATTTACCTCCACTTACAAGTTTAGTGAACTTGAGTAGCGTTTTTAAGTTCGGTCCCAGGTCGTGATAATGCAAAAAAGCATCTTTTTCAAAACCTACGTGCACGAACGCAGCATTTAATCCGGGAACGGGTTTTCTAATTTTAGCGATAAAAATATCCCCCACTTGAAAACCATT contains the following coding sequences:
- the pbpC gene encoding penicillin-binding protein 1C; translation: MKFKPNLKWKSWSTKKKVLAILVGIALIAYYFCLPPTLFEAPYSTVIESKDHQLLAAQIASDGQWRFPETNKVPDKFKTCITLYEDEYFTYHWGFNPVSMVKAFVSNLSANKVKRGGSTLTQQTIRLARDGKRRTYFEKIIELIQATRLEFKYSKQSILKLYASHAPFGGNVVGLDVAAWRYFGTAPEQLSWAESATLAVLPNAPRLIYPGKNQEILLSKRNALLKKLLEANKIDQNTYDLALTEPLPQKPHELPQLAPHLLQYIAKTNKEERLVTTIDHQVQQRANDIIFNYYLHYKQAEVYNIAALIVDVENRDIIAYIGNAPTTTAHQKDVDIIQANRSTGSILKPFLYAAMLDDASLLPHQLVADIPVVISGYKPTNFSNSYEGATTANDALSRSLNIPFVLMLQQYGVYRFYDNLQQLQLSSINKYPDHYGLSLILGGAESSLWQLTRAYAGMVGTVNYYNQEQSYRTKEIQELNWKADYVQSYGETSKEKTIWGAGAIYNTFEALTKVNRPEGDEAWQYYDSALKIAWKTGTSFGGRDAWAIGVNKKYVVSVWVGNATGEGRPSISGVRMAGPILFDLFKLLPKQKDIAAPLNDLEEVAICPNSGYIAGPHCPQTKTDLIPFRAKKTALCPYHKLIHLDASKQYQVNSQCEAIDQIKPTPWFILPPTMAYFYRKSHSDYQDLPPFRVDCYVQDPLKKIEFIYPKHGEHIYLTKNFYSELQPFVAKASASSANKTLFWYLNEQYLGSTRQFHELAIHGKMGLNYLSITDEEGHTQTIAFYLEKQE
- a CDS encoding nucleoside deaminase, which encodes MDIFTDDYFMRIALSEAQFAFEKGEIPVGAIVVSDNKIIAKCHNLTELLHDVTAHAELQAVSSAANYLDAKYLKSCTLFVTLEPCQMCAGALYWSQISRVVWGASDEKRGFQTMGGQLHPKTAVTSGVLAEECATLMRSFFEKRR
- a CDS encoding alpha-2-macroglobulin family protein, with the translated sequence MKNKIVLTVVCLLLAFLQACKKDATQDFPLSDPKDFSEYITAFTTGMISSKTPIDIALTKNWGEWKDQQEVDAKFFTISPAVKGKLHYLANQTLRFEPAERLKQDQKYYITFHLGKLTTVEPDQQAFSFLVHTVPQQFTAEFTDLQSTDKDTYILNGVLKSSDWISTANIKKIAIAQQGKQSLELSFQTNDAQEAKEFPFSIRGIKRQKESSELTLTLDAKAVQLEQKTTLNFDVPAKDVFQVHQVLTTIGDNHAFAINFSNPIKKNQNLEGLIRLQGLELPLTFLVEGNLIKVYSEKALPEEVTLNVQEGISDSYGTKLSNIYTETITFAIPKPEVQLLQNGTILPSSENLKINFKATSLKAVDVKVYKVFQNNILQFLQSNNLDGSYSLYTVAAPIAKTTIELTNPDPKALMRWNAYALDLSTLIKPDPGAIYHVKFSFKKAYAINCSTEETEEIEVEEEELSPEDDEYEYYYRYYPWEEKEDPCSDAYYYYMQMPSTNVLASDLALIVKGGSDNVYTAVVTNILTTAPVNGATVEFYSYQQQLLASAKTDNDGIAKVNLGKNKAYFALAKQDNNTTYIKIDQANALSVSNYDVDGTTLQKGMNGYMYTERGVWRPGDDIHIGFILDDMANPLPENHPIKLTLSDPFGKVTEQMVQKKNAANHYAFRIKTDTEAPTGNWEAVIQVGGAKFYKRIKVETIKPNRLKIKNNAEGKVITSDYYNKQVDYNVEWLQGSTAKNLRAEVQIKLLPEQTTFKTYPNYRFNNSLSSYATEDINVYSGRTSESGSFSFALNLKNTVENSAMLKAILTTKVYENGGDVSTDVSTLTYSPYASYVGIKAPEANKYGYYETDKPLVFSIVSVDSDGKAVGQNVRVDVYRKKGYWWWSSNESGVSNYNASDYYSLYRSDEINTSSKGGTKYELKIPEQDWGNYEVVLTNLNSGHIASHQVYVDWPYWSAKTKHKEGKDAIALSIATDKKEYTVDEKIKLSFPSSEGGRALVSVESGSSVLSTHWVQTKQGETTFELPATAAMAPNAYINITLIQPHAYTINNAPIRLYGIAPISVYNKKTKLEPEIIMPDKLRPEDKFTLKVKEKNGHKMTYTVAIVEDGLLDLTRFKTPTPWQNFYSKSALGVRTWDVFDYIIGAYGGTINQVFSIGGDEDLGAGQVKKANRFKPVVIFSGPHTLEKGKTASHEIKLPKYIGSVRTMIVASNTENRAYGNTDKTVKVNNPLMILGSLPRRAVPGEKITLPVTVFAMENHVKNVQISVKTDDKFKISGASNQQLTFSEPDEKIAYFELEVANKTGISKIEIEATSGKEKATYSIELDVLNPNPVTTRTQIVSIDPQSEENLDWNPFGIGGSNKATLELSTFPNINLTSRLNYLITFPHGCTEQITSGVFPQLYLADLITLDDSKKQSIQRNVNEGIQRLAQRQFSDGGFAYWPGNSYADDWATSYVGHFYLEAEKKGYALPVNSKSNWISYQQKMARQWKSNTRYNTDFAQAYRLYTLALAGQPDIASMNRLRETQGISTNTKFRLAAAYALAGQKEAAQKLIANLSLDEIAGYSYYGSYERNLAMVLETMIHSKGNKIKTHEYAIELANKLGSSQWMSTQTTAYALNAIASYVNIHKPSDGINTLYTYNGQAATVNTTKAMVHAELKNIKSSNTLAVQNKSNAVVYARLTSSGILPVGQEQADQSNLAIKTTYRATNGLAINPTSIQQGTEFICDITISNTSNRSIENVALTHIVPSGWEIVNLRYTDAGGTENQVDYTDIRDDRSLFYFTLNANSTKTLKVTLNASYLGNYYLPGVQANAMYDNAYRCRTIGQWVEVIK
- a CDS encoding Rne/Rng family ribonuclease, yielding MNKELIIRSNSDTVDFALLKDGKLIELHREREADEGNGFQVGDIFIAKIRKPVPGLNAAFVHVGFEKDAFLHYHDLGPNLKTLLKFTKLVSGGKLKDFALENFVFEDEIDKDGAITDVLSANQSLLVQIVKEPISTKGPRISSELSIAGRYVVLVPFSNRISISQKIESKEEKERLKKLVQSIKPKGFGVIVRTVAEDMKVSEIDKDLRNLMSKWNSMCKKLTTAHHPSKVLGEVNKASSILRDVFNDTFTGIITDDEDLYYQTKDYLQEIAPAKVSIVKHYQSREVPIFEKYSIERQIKTSFGKTVSMSKGAYLIIEHTEALHVIDVNSGNRSNKAQSQEDTALEVNLIAAAEIARQLRLRDMGGIIVVDFIDMGNPENRKTLYDFLKEEMSDDKAKHKILPPSKFGLIQITRQRVRPEVSIETREEDPNEHGEIEAPILVIDKIRARIENIIARDPSCKIILNTHPFVAAYLTKGLPSLRMKWWMEFRKWIKIVPRDAYTYLEYHFFDDKGKEISE
- a CDS encoding 1-deoxy-D-xylulose-5-phosphate synthase; its protein translation is MLLEQIKDPSDIRQMSLAQLEDLAAEVRRFIIDIVATKEGHLGASLGVVELTIALHYVFDTPNDLLVWDVGHQAYGHKLLTGRQAVFHTNRQKGGISGFPNRFESEYDAFGVGHSSTSISAVLGMAIASKLKGEYDKQHIAVIGDASIAAGMAFEGLNHAGVSDANMLVILNDNAIGIDPSVGALKDYLTAVKEGKNHKRNNMIKSLHFDYRGPVDGHDLKQLIKELTKLKKQKGPKFLHVITTKGKGLKQAEEDQVKYHAPGKFDSATGELIVKEEKEYPAKFQDVFGHTLVELAQQNPLIVGITPAMPTGSSMKYMMEAFPERALDVGIAEQHAVTLAAGMATQGLIPYCAIYSTFLQRAYDQLIHDVALQKLPVVFCLDRAGLVGEDGATHQGVFDLAYLNCIPNMIIAAPLDEVELRNLLYTAQLGIDTPWVIRYPRGKGVKVSNWREEFEKVNVSITRKLRKGNKFALISTGVIGNNVIEAFAKCETDAWSHYHFLFVKPLNEEELHRICQTHQRLVTIEDGVIKGGFGSAIAQFVAQHYPGIPVENLGVPDEFIEHATVREQQQMCGIDLDSIVKLIRESFE